In the Deltaproteobacteria bacterium CG11_big_fil_rev_8_21_14_0_20_49_13 genome, one interval contains:
- a CDS encoding peptidase C69 yields MFKNIDVEKVLKTALSSGGDLAEIFAERTTTTAISHEDKKVERVVSGIDAGYGIRVIKDGHTSYGYTNDAAELMNVAVSLRGATTPKQSLLSSCAHEIATPPSVARNDESSIQLIARAANAAWSKDPKIVQVQVNFRDTNRKIWIANSEGLSVQDEKKDRIMIVIVIASKDGVTQTGMEPAFGDFDPERMADAASRRALLMLGAKHAPKGLMPVVISSSAGGTMMHEAVGHGLEADLAGQGLSVFKDKMGEQVASWIVTVVDDGTMEGMRGSFRYDDEGNPSQRTVLIENGILKAYLQSNITAKRMGMKPTGNGRRESYRNRPIPRMANTIVTKGNDDPEKLVASVSKGLFVRKMGGGQVNTINGDFVFEAQEAYLIENGKVGEPVRGATLIGNGPKVLMEIDMVGSDIGYGIGTCGKEGQGVPVSHGMPTIRIPSMTIGGA; encoded by the coding sequence ATGTTCAAGAACATCGATGTGGAAAAGGTCTTAAAGACCGCGCTTTCAAGCGGCGGCGATCTGGCCGAGATCTTTGCAGAACGGACGACAACAACCGCCATATCTCACGAAGACAAAAAAGTGGAACGCGTCGTTTCCGGAATAGACGCCGGTTACGGGATCCGGGTCATAAAGGATGGTCACACATCGTACGGATATACCAACGATGCGGCCGAATTGATGAACGTGGCCGTGTCATTGCGAGGAGCGACAACTCCGAAGCAATCCCTATTATCCAGTTGTGCGCACGAGATTGCCACGCCACCTTCGGTGGCTCGCAATGACGAATCATCTATCCAACTCATTGCTCGCGCCGCCAACGCCGCATGGAGCAAGGACCCCAAAATAGTGCAGGTCCAGGTGAATTTCCGCGACACCAATAGAAAGATATGGATAGCAAACTCCGAAGGCTTAAGCGTGCAAGATGAAAAAAAGGACCGGATAATGATCGTTATCGTCATCGCGTCCAAAGACGGAGTAACGCAAACCGGCATGGAACCGGCGTTCGGCGACTTTGACCCTGAAAGAATGGCAGATGCCGCAAGCAGGCGCGCTCTTTTGATGCTTGGCGCAAAACATGCGCCAAAGGGCCTGATGCCGGTCGTCATCTCCTCTTCTGCGGGTGGCACCATGATGCACGAGGCGGTCGGTCACGGCCTCGAGGCCGACCTTGCCGGTCAGGGCCTCTCGGTATTTAAAGACAAGATGGGCGAACAGGTCGCCTCCTGGATCGTCACCGTTGTAGATGATGGGACCATGGAAGGGATGCGCGGTTCCTTCAGGTACGATGACGAAGGAAATCCCTCCCAAAGAACGGTGCTGATCGAGAACGGCATACTTAAGGCGTATCTTCAAAGCAATATAACCGCAAAAAGAATGGGTATGAAACCTACCGGAAACGGCAGGCGAGAAAGCTATCGCAACCGCCCTATTCCAAGAATGGCCAATACCATAGTCACAAAAGGGAATGACGATCCTGAAAAGCTGGTTGCCTCGGTCTCAAAAGGGCTTTTCGTCAGAAAGATGGGCGGCGGACAGGTAAATACCATAAACGGAGATTTTGTATTCGAGGCGCAGGAGGCCTATTTGATCGAAAACGGCAAGGTAGGCGAACCCGTGCGCGGTGCAACGCTCATTGGCAACGGTCCCAAGGTGCTGATGGAGATCGATATGGTCGGGAGCGACATCGGTTACGGAATAGGGACCTGCGGAAAAGAGGGCCAAGGGGTCCCCGTCAGCCACGGAATGCCTACGATAAGGATACCTTCGATGACCATAGGCGGGGCCTAA